In Mixophyes fleayi isolate aMixFle1 chromosome 4, aMixFle1.hap1, whole genome shotgun sequence, the following proteins share a genomic window:
- the LOC142153011 gene encoding potassium voltage-gated channel subfamily A member 1 produces MTVIAGENMDETSALPGHPQDSYQPDHDDHECCERVVINVAGLRFETQLKTLAQFPQTLLGNPKKRMRYFDPLRNEYFFDRNRPSFDAILYYYQSGGRLRRPVNVPLDMFSEEIKFYELGEEAMEKFREDEGFIKEEERPLPEREFQRQVWLLFEYPESSGPARIIAIISVMVILISIVIFCLETLPELKEDRIFSRKVDNSTVFFKSNIFTDPFFVVETLCIIWFSFELVVRFFACPSKPEFFKNIMNFIDIVAIIPYFITLGTEMAEQEGPQKGEQATSLAILRVIRLVRVFRIFKLSRHSKGLQILGQTLKASMRELGLLIFFLFIGVILFSSAVYFAEAEEDDSHFTSIPDAFWWAVVSMTTVGYGDMYPVTIGGKIVGSLCAIAGVLTIALPVPVIVSNFNYFYHRETEGEEQAQLLHVSSPNLASDSDLSRRSSSTMSKSEYMEIEEDLNNSIDNFREANLRTGNCTVANQNCVNKSKLLTDV; encoded by the coding sequence ATGACCGTGATAGCTGGGGAGAACATGGACGAGACCTCAGCCCTACCTGGCCACCCTCAAGACAGCTACCAGCCAGACCATGATGACCATGAGTGTTGTGAGAGGGTGGTCATCAATGTGGCTGGACTACGCTTTGAGACCCAATTAAAGACCTTAGCACAGTTCCCCCAGACCTTGCTTGGAAATCCCAAAAAAAGGATGCGCTATTTTGACCCGCTTAGGAATGAGTACTTTTTTGATCGCAACCGCCCCAGTTTTGATGCCATATTGTATTATTACCAGTCTGGGGGCAGGCTACGAAGGCCAGTGAATGTGCCCCTGGATATGTTTTCAGAAGAGATCAAGTTTTATGAACTAGGGGAAGAAGCCATGGAGAAGTTTCGTGAAGATGAGGgctttataaaagaggaggagcGCCCTTTGCCAGAAAGAGAGTTCCAACGACAGGTGTGGCTTTTGTTTGAGTACCCTGAGAGCTCAGGACCAGCCAGGATAATTGCCATAATTTCTGTCATGGTAATCCTCATCtctattgttattttctgtttggAGACTTTGCCAGAGTTAAAGGAAGACCGGATCTTCAGTCGCAAGGTGGACAACAGTACAGTTTTCTTCAAATCCAACATCTTCACGGATCCCTTTTTTGTGGTGGAGACCCTCTGTATCATCTGGTTCTCCTTTGAATTGGTGGTAAGGTTCTTTGCTTGTCCCAGCAAACCAGAGTTCTTCAAGAACATCATGAACTTTATTGACATAGTGGCCATCATCCCATACTTTATCACCTTGGGGACTGAAATGGCCGAGCAAGAAGGTCCCCAAAAAGGGGAGCAGGCAACATCTTTGGCCATCCTGAGGGTCATCAGACTGGTAAGAGTCTTTAGAATCTTCAAACTCTCCAGACATTCTAAGGGCCTCCAGATTTTGGGACAAACCTTGAAAGCTAGTATGAGAGAACTAGGGTtgctaatcttttttttattcattgggGTCATCTTGTTCTCCAGTGCAGTGTACTTTGCTGAAGCAGAAGAGGATGACTCTCATTTTACAAGTATCCCTGATGCTTTCTGGTGGGCGGTGGTATCCATGACCACTGTGGGCTATGGTGACATGTACCCTGTGACAATTGGAGGCAAAATCGTGGGCTCCTTGTGTGCCATTGCTGGTGTCCTGACAATTGCCCTGCCTGTACCTGTCATCGTGTCCAACTTCAACTACTTCTACCACCGAGAAACTGAAGGGGAGGAACAGGCTCAGTTACTCCATGTTAGTTCCCCCAATTTAGCCTCTGACAGTGACCTGAGTCGACGCAGCTCTTCCACTATGAGCAAATCCGAGTACATGGAGATTGAAGAGGATCTGAATAATAGCATAGATAATTTTAGAGAGGCAAATCTCAGAACTGGCAACTGCACCGTAGCCAATCAGAACTGTGTTAACAAAAGCAAGCTACTGACAGATGTGTAG